GGACTGATAAGCAAATCATACAGACGGGATGAGCTCGCGGACTAATAAGGTTTCGTACGAACACGTAGTCAGTTAGGCGGCTGATAAGGTTTGGCTGCAAACCTTATCAGTCTCACGAAAAGCTTATCAGTCACAAAGTAGGCGCTAAGTTCCGTGAGCCTCAAGGTCTGCCCATTGGTGTGAAGCAGACGAAGGGGAGGGGAGTGCCGATGGTCGCCTTCTGACCCTGGCTGTGTGGAAAGCCGCGAGTCGGCTACGATTCCTCCGTTTCAAGAGGCCAGCTTCCCGACTGAACTCCCTAGCGCCAAACGGATGGAATGGAGAGCTGGCTCCGGAATTCTGGACGGGGCGATAAGTGGAGTTTCTGCCTGACGGCGGGCAAGATTGTCCCGCGAATCAGGAGAGACGATGAGCAGACGAAACCCGTCGGCACCACGCACCGGCATTCAAGGCGAAGGTGGCGTTAGCCGCGATCAAGGGTGAGATGACGCTGGCCCAGCTGGCTGAGCATTTCGACGTGCACCCGAACCAGATCACGCAGTGGAAGTCACAGCTTCAGGAAGCGGCGGCCGAGGTATTTGGTCCTGGCGGTGGCAACAGAACGAGCGAGCCCGCGGTGGACGTGAAAACGCTGCACGCCAAGATCGGGGAGCTCACGCTGGAGAACGATTCCTAAGAAACGGCATCGCCGACGTTCGGCTCCAAGGGCTGGAGAACGAAGCCGAATGCCTTGGCACGCCGATGCAAATTGTTGACCACTCGCGTCCGGTAGCGCGTCTCGTAGGACGAGGCCCCGGGATCGACATAGTCCATTCCGTATCGCACAGCATTGTAGAACAGAACTGCGATCTTGCGGGCCGTGGCGGTCACTGCCTTGGCCTTACCGATGCGCGATGAAAGTCGCCTGTAAAAGGCGCCGAGCGCAGTATCGGTGCGTCCGACGGTGACGGCAGCAAGGCGCAGAAGCGCCGCCGCCCGGCCGCCGGATCGGCGCGTTCGGGACGAGAGCCTTTTGCCGCCGGAGACCTTGTTGCTCGGCGCCAGTCCTAGCCAGGAGGTAAAATGCTTTGCACTTGGCCACGAGGAGAGGTCGTCACCGCATTCAGCGATCAGCTTCAGCGAGAGGTAAGAACCGAGGCCGTCGATCGTGGTGATGTCTTTTCCCAGCAACGCGAACAGCGCCTCGCGGACGTCGAAAGCTAGAGCGTTCGCCTGATCGGTTCGATTCCGACGCAGCGAGGCCGGCGGTGCTGGTCCATGGCCACGTCCGCGATGGTTGCTCAGTTCCTTCAACACGGCTTCGATCCGGGCGTCGCAGGCAGATGCCTTCTCGTGGTAGGTGTCGTAAAGCGCAAGTGCCTGCTCGAGCGCAAACAGATGCTCGGCTCGG
This genomic interval from Bradyrhizobium sp. CB82 contains the following:
- a CDS encoding IS110 family transposase encodes the protein MNPKRSKSKDGGKMPMVHPNAAAIDVGATMHMAAVRADRAPEPVHSFGTFTADLHRLVDWFTECGVETVVMESTSVYWIPIFELLDARGFTVFLVNARDAKHVPGRKTDVSDAQWLQRLHSFGLLRASFQPKGQIAELRAYVRQRERLLEYAASHIQHMQKALTEMNLQLHHVVADITGATGLRIIRAILAGERDPEALACLRHYSCHASAETIAKALTGSYRAEHLFALEQALALYDTYHEKASACDARIEAVLKELSNHRGRGHGPAPPASLRRNRTDQANALAFDVREALFALLGKDITTIDGLGSYLSLKLIAECGDDLSSWPSAKHFTSWLGLAPSNKVSGGKRLSSRTRRSGGRAAALLRLAAVTVGRTDTALGAFYRRLSSRIGKAKAVTATARKIAVLFYNAVRYGMDYVDPGASSYETRYRTRVVNNLHRRAKAFGFVLQPLEPNVGDAVS